The Tenrec ecaudatus isolate mTenEca1 chromosome 6, mTenEca1.hap1, whole genome shotgun sequence genome has a window encoding:
- the STAC3 gene encoding LOW QUALITY PROTEIN: SH3 and cysteine-rich domain-containing protein 3 (The sequence of the model RefSeq protein was modified relative to this genomic sequence to represent the inferred CDS: substituted 1 base at 1 genomic stop codon), whose product MTEKEVLEPPKPSSPAEXGESLQRLKHVFRKGSMEAKEAEELPPEPQSNGEAVGAGGGPIYYIYEEEEEEEEEEEESPPEPPKLVNDKPHKFKDHFFKKPKFCDVCARMIVLNNKFGLRCKNCKTNIHDHCQSYVEMQRCFGKIPPGFRRAYSSPLYSNQQYACVQDRSAANRNDPVFETLRTGVIMANKERKKGQADKKNPIAAMMEEEPESARPEEGKPQAGNPEGNKKAEKKSPDDKHKQPGFQQSHYFVALYRFKALEKDDLDFPPGEKITVVDDSNEEWWRGKIGEKIGFFPPNFIIRVRAGERVHRVTRSFVGNREIGQITLKKDQIVVQKGDEAGGYVKVYTGRKVGLFPTDFLEEI is encoded by the exons ATGACAGAAAAGGAGGTGCTGGAGCCCCCTAAGCCCTCCTCCCCTGCAGAGTGAGGTGAGTCT ctACAGCGACTAAAGCACGTGTTCAGGAAGGGGTCTATGGAGGCAAAGGAAGCGGAGGAGCTTCCCCCTGAGCCCCAGTCCAATGGGGAggcagtgggggctgggggtgggcccATCTACTACATCtacgaggaagaggaagaggaggaagaagaggaagaagagtccCCTCCAGAACCTCCTAAGCTTGTCAATGATAAGCCCCACAAATTCAAGGATCATTTCTTCAAGAAGCCCAAGTTCTGTGATGTCTGTGCCCGGATGATTGTGC TCAACAACAAATTTGGGCTTCGCTGTAAGAACTGTAAAACCAACATCCACGACCACTGCCAGTCCTACGTGGAGATGCAGAGATGCTTCGGCAAGATT CCCCCTGGTTTCCGTCGGGCCTATAGTTCCCCGCTCTACAGCAACCAGCAGTACGCTTGTGTCCAAGATCGTT CTGCTGCTAATCGCAACGACCCTGTGTTTGAAACGCTGCGCACGGGGGTGATCATGGCGAACAAGGAACGGAAGAAGGGACAGGCAGATAAGAAAAAT CCTATAGCAGCCATGATGGAGGAGGAGCCAGAGTCAGCCCGGCCAGAGGAAGGAAAGCCCCAAGCTG GAAACCCCGAGGGGAATAAGAAGGCCGAGAAGAAGTCACCAGATGACAAA CACAAGCAGCCCGGTTTCCAGCAGTCTCACTACTTTGTGGCTCTGTATCGGTTcaaagccctggagaaggacgatcTGGATTTCCC gcctggagagaagATCACTGTGGTTGATGACTCCAACGAGGAGTGGTGGCGG GGGAAAATCGGGGAGAAGATCGGATTTTTCCCACCAAACTTCATCATTCGGGTCCGTGCTGGGGAGCGTGTGCACCGTGTGACGAGATCTTTTGTGGGGAACCGTGAGATAGGGCAGATCACTCTCAAGAAGGACCAG ATCGTGGTGCAGAAAGGAGACGAAGCCGGTGGCTACGTCAAGGTCTACACCGGCCGCAAGGTGGGGCTGTTCCCCACCGACTTCCTGGAGGAGATTTAG